Genomic DNA from Clostridia bacterium:
CCACATCCCCGAGATGAAGGAAGCGAAGTTCGACCTGCTCGACAAGACCAGAGAGCTTTCCGGCGGCGAGAACTCGCTGTCGACCATCTCCATCGGTATCGGCTACGGCGGAGACGGCTTCGCCGCCTGCGACGAAATGGCGGTGGAAGCGCTTGACATGGCGCTCGGCAGAGGCGGCGATCAGGCCGCTCTGCGCAACGCCGACGGCTTCGAATTCTACGGCGGCAAGTCCCGCGGAGTCGAGAAGCTGACGAAGGTCAAGACCCGCGTCATTGCTACAGAAATTCAGGGTGTTATTTCTGAATCCGACAACTGCATGATAATGGGGCATAAGTTCTCCGATTACGACGCCATCGGGTCCGCTATCGGTATGTACCGCGCCTGCATAAGCACCGGCAAACAGGCGCACATCGTGGTCGACAAGACATCCACTCTGGCGGGCGATATGGTCGAGACCTACAGCGAAATGAGCGAATACAGACACGTTTTCATCACTCCGGATAAGGCGGAGGATATGATAACGAAGAACACTCTGCTCATCGTAGTCGACGCGCACCTTATCGAGCACATCGAGTCGAAGCGCATTTACGACGCCTGCGAAAAGGTCATAGTCATCGATCATCACCGCAAGGGAGTCGACTACATCGACAGGGCGACGGTCTTCTGCCACGAACCGTTCGCGTCGTCCGCGAGCGAAATAGTCACCGAGCTTGTGCAGTATATGAACAACGTGCAGCTGATAAAGACCGACGCGGAGGCGCTGCTGACGGGCATAATGCTCGATACCAAGAAGTTCGCGGTGCGCACCGGCGTCCGCACCTTCGACGCGGCGGCGTATCTGAAAAAGTGCGGCGCGGACTCCGCGGAAGCGCAGAGATACTTCGCGAAGGATATGCGCGAGTATAAGTTTATGTACGAGGTCATTTCGAACGCGAGGGAATACAAGGGCTGCGCGATTGCGGTCTGCCGCGGCAAGCGTGCGGCGGAATACAAGGTAATGGCGGTTCAGGCGACCGACGAGCTGCTGAATATCAACGAGTTCAAGGCGTCCTTCCTTGTCTATGAGGAAAGCTACGGAGTCAGCGTTTCCGCGCGTTCCATGGGCGCGATAAACGTGCAGATAATAATGGAAAAACTCGGCGGCGGCGGCCATCACACCATGGCGGGCGCGCAGTTCGAGAACGCGACCGTTGATGACGTCTACGAACGGCTCTGCGACGCGATAGACGAGTATATGAAGATAAACAAGTAACTTAAAAAGGAGACGCGCTATGAAGGTCATACTTAAAGAAGACGTAAAGGGCTCCGGCAAAAAAGGCGAGCTCGTGAACGTGGCGGACGGATACGCCCGCAACTTCCTCATCCCGAAGGGACTGGCGATCGAGGCGAACGCGACGAACCTCAACGTTTATAACGAGCAGAAGGCGGCCGCGAAGTACCGCGCCGACGAGGAGAAGAAGGACGCGGAGCGCATCGCCGGTATTCTTAACGGCGCGAAGCTGACCGTGAACATAAAGGCGTCCAAAAACGGCAAGCTTTTCGGCTCGCTGACCTCCAAGGAGGTTTCCGCGGCGATAGCGGAGCAGTTCGGCGTCGACGTAGACAAGCGCAAGATCGAGCTTCCCGTCGTCAAGGAAGTCGGAGAAACGG
This window encodes:
- a CDS encoding DHH family phosphoesterase, with product MKNKLFRFLNTDLIFQLCVYTAICVVCYIFMGFTKLFFIVLGIVLFGLLVQMLRKWAISRNVVSKLKSLVRTLETAESGSDTMFPMPTVIVGKNGNIAWYNELFFAYVLGGADAMDTPFSAITGELDYRALGVDTGAGECSFDGRYYMVYAAGNNSRSEKMRAYYFSDITELKETAIEYELSRPAVAHISFDSYNELMKSVKDSEKTILAGRMELIVHEGLEKYGGAMLKTAPDHYVLVFEQRHIPEMKEAKFDLLDKTRELSGGENSLSTISIGIGYGGDGFAACDEMAVEALDMALGRGGDQAALRNADGFEFYGGKSRGVEKLTKVKTRVIATEIQGVISESDNCMIMGHKFSDYDAIGSAIGMYRACISTGKQAHIVVDKTSTLAGDMVETYSEMSEYRHVFITPDKAEDMITKNTLLIVVDAHLIEHIESKRIYDACEKVIVIDHHRKGVDYIDRATVFCHEPFASSASEIVTELVQYMNNVQLIKTDAEALLTGIMLDTKKFAVRTGVRTFDAAAYLKKCGADSAEAQRYFAKDMREYKFMYEVISNAREYKGCAIAVCRGKRAAEYKVMAVQATDELLNINEFKASFLVYEESYGVSVSARSMGAINVQIIMEKLGGGGHHTMAGAQFENATVDDVYERLCDAIDEYMKINK
- the rplI gene encoding 50S ribosomal protein L9 produces the protein MKVILKEDVKGSGKKGELVNVADGYARNFLIPKGLAIEANATNLNVYNEQKAAAKYRADEEKKDAERIAGILNGAKLTVNIKASKNGKLFGSLTSKEVSAAIAEQFGVDVDKRKIELPVVKEVGETEAKLKLYSGVSAALKIDVVGQDF